A window from Gallus gallus isolate bGalGal1 unplaced genomic scaffold, bGalGal1.mat.broiler.GRCg7b scaffold_46, whole genome shotgun sequence encodes these proteins:
- the LOC776874 gene encoding uncharacterized protein LOC776874 isoform X1, whose protein sequence is MAGANKEQPAGTRRNRMSFCKDGPAARCASRPTCTDTQERVAVWDAVADYVQEHLLVQKGVWIATFGTFDTINKDIRSEDGTVTLQWPVFHLSANLIATHHLKPRRESLPAHRKVEPLKYSKVAATASVTWQRAQMCIQSTVSLISGCLKNGENVAVVLKDIGVLHIDGLTFQMKFYRDFLEKLSGKEKFRRALLKAPWLLDMVASRAAPVASLALSGCLVVFPEFQMEFVPKPPPGRIYRKSSGSVPAEGKPKKEEALPPLVQECKKVRFAGTPTFIKRLSSASVDAGEFRKIRSLLRKDSSTFSLLPAICAVPEAQKQLLTCQLQGQEGSKGQEDRGRALGTKRVSFREEDLEAETFQGQESRLPLLHCDSVQLLRQRAKKSRPVHKQPEEVAAAASQSEASQPAESSADRAGVLPPINQVTQSPQRQPPNTNAPPRRKATHYPR, encoded by the exons ATGGCTGGCGCCAACAAGGAGCAACCCGCCGGCACGAGGCGGAACAGGATGAGCTTCTGCAAGGATGGCCCCGCAGCGCGGTGTGCCTCCAGACCCACATGCACCGACACCCAAG agcgagttgccgtctgggatgcggtggccgACTACGTACAagagcacctcctggtgcagaag GGGGTCTGGATTGCCACCTTTGGCACCTTTGACACCATCAACAAAGACATCAGGAGTGAGGACGGGACTGTGACTCTGCAGTGGCCGGTGTTTCACCTCTCTGCAAACCTGATAGCCACGCACCACCTCAAGCCCCGCAGGGAGTCCCTGCCAG cccataggAAGGTGGAGCCGCTGAAATACAGCAAGGTGGCTGCAActgcctctgtgacctggcagagagcacagatgtgcatccaaagcaccgtgTCCCTGATCTCCGGCTGCCTGAAGAATGGCGAGAACGTTGCCGTTGTCCTCAAGGACATTGGAGTGCTCCACATTGATGGCCtgacatttcaaatgaaattctacCGCGACTTCCTCGAGAAGCTGTCAGgcaaagagaaattcagaagagCTCTTCTCAAG gccccctggctgctggacatgGTGGCGTCCCGAGCGGCACCGGTGGCCTCCCTGGCGCTCTCTGGCTGCCTTGTCGTCTTTCCCGA GTTTCAAATGGAGTTTGTGCCCAAACCACCGCCCGGGAGGATATACCGCAAGTCCTCAGGAAGCGTCCCTGCTGAGGGGAaaccaaagaaagaagaggCTTTGCCACCTCTTGTCCAAGAGtgcaagaaag TGAGATTTGCTGGCACGCCAACCTTCATCAAACGCTTGAGCTCGGCAAGTGTAGATGCAGGAGAATTCAGAAAGATAAGGAGCTTGCTGCGGAAGGACAGCTCTACAttcag TCTGCTGCCAGCGATCTGCGCAGTGCCTGAAGCCCAAAAGCAGCTGctgacctgccagctgcagggccaggaaGGAAGCAAAGGCCAAGAAGACCGGGGCCGAGCGCTGGGAACAAAACGCGTGAGCTTCCGTGAGGAAGACCTGGAAGCGGAAACGTTCCAAGGCCAAGAATCCAGGCTACCACTGCTGCACTGCGACTCAGTGCAACTTCTCAGGCAGAGGGCTAAGAAGAGCAGGCCAGTGCACAAACAACCTGaggaggtggctgcagcagcatctcagagtGAGGCCAGCCAGCCTGCAGAGTCCTCCGCCGACAGAGCGGGAGTGCTGCCACCGATAAACCAAGTAACACAGTCTCCGCAGCGTCAGCCTCCAAACACCAATGCCCCACCCCGCAGGAAGGCCACCCACTACCCACGCTGA